ATCTTTAAATTTATATGCTAGTAGTTTATTAACTAATTATTTAAAAGAAGGCATAGTTACAAATGATAAAAAAATAGAAGCAAAATTAAGCAATATAGAATTTTGGAAAAATGAATTATTAAATATTGATTTAGAATACGGATATTATAGCGATGGACAATATATAGTTGTGGTTGATAAAGATGAGCAAAAAATTGTTCTTTACGAACTAAAAAATAATAAATTATTACCAAGATTTGAACAAAGTGTAATAACTGGTCTTATGGGTAATAAAAATGTAGAAGGTGATTTAAAAACACCAGTAGGTGCTTATGAAGTAACAAATAAAATGGTTCCACCTGATAATTATTATGGACCATATGCTTTTGTTTTAAGCTATCCAAATTTATATGATAGCTTGAGAAAAAAAACTGGCTCAGGTATATGGATACATGGGTTTCCTTTAGAAGGCGATGTAAGATACGATACTTATAAAACCAAGGGCTGTGTTGTGATGACTAATGATGTCTTATTAGATTTTGAAGCTATTTTAAAAGATAAAAAAGCTCAAGTTTTAATTAATGAAAAAGGCATTACAAAAACAAATGCTGATGAAATTTCTATTATACTAGCGAATTTATTTGACTGGAAAAATACTTGGACTTATAGTGATATAGATAAATATTTATCATATTATAATGATGATTTTATTAGATATGATGGTGTTAAATTAAAGGAATTTAAACAACAAAAGAAAACGATTTTTGCTAGAAAAGAAGATAAAAAAATTAAATTTTCTAATATAAATATAATTCCGTATCCAAATTTAGATAATGAAAAAATATTTAAAATTACATTTTATGAAAACTATAGCACTCAAAATTATAAATTTAATGGTAGCAAAGTGTTATATATAAAATTAATTGATAATAAGATGTCAATTTTAGTGGAAAAATAATGGCTATAATTAGATTAAATAAACAAAATTATTTTCATAATTTAAATGAATGTTTAAAAAGAGTTGAAACTATTAATAAATTAATAATAGTTTTAAAAAATAATGCTTATGGTCATGGATATTTAGAAATAAGTAGTTTAGCTAAAGAATTTGGCATTAAGTATATAGCTGTGAAAAATGCCTTTGAAGCTAATATTTTAAAAGATGAATTTGAAAATATTTTAATTTTATCGCAATTACCACAGTATTATACATCTGAAAAAAATTATATTATAGCTATTAATGATTTGTGTTATTTTGATTATCTAAAACAAGGTGATAAAATAGCATTAAAATTAGATACAAATATGCATAGAAGTGGAATAACGCAAGATAATTTAGAATATGCTATTAAAATTATAAAAGACAAGAAGCTAAATTTAACATCAGCATTTACTCATTATTCTAGTATGCAAAATATAAAAAAACAAAAACCACTTTATATTAAAATGTGTGAATTTATACAGGATAATTTTAGTGATGAAATATTTTTTCATTCTTCAAATTCCAGCACTTTGTTTTTAGGTGAAAATGATTATGACAAAGCCGCTCGCATAGGAATAGCTCAATTTGGTTATTGTGACGCTAATGCAAATTTAAAGCCAGTTTTAAGTCTTTATGCAAATAAAATTAGCTCAAGGCAAATTAATAAAGGTGATAGCATAGGCTATGATGAAACATTTGTAAGCAATAGAAATTTAGAGATCGCAAATTATGATTTAGGTTACGCTGATGGTATGCTTTATTATAAAGGTATAGGAGAAATATTTTTAGCAGATGACAAAAGCCCTATTTTAGGTAAAATTTCAATGGATAGTTTTAGTACATATAATCTTAATGATGAAATTTGCGTATTTAATGATGCCGTTAAATTTGCTAAATATTTTAATACGAATGCTTATGAATGTTTAGTGCGTTTAAGTTGTAATATAAAAAAAGAAATAGTATAAGATATTAATAATTTTATACTAACTTAAATATTTTAATGCCAAGCTTTAAATTTAAAAAGTAATTCAAGTATTCAATAAAACTGTATTAATCCATAATATTCTAATTAAATGTCTTAAAATAATTATTATTAAATATAATAAATTTTTATTAATAATGATAATATAAATGATAATTATTAATTAAATTATCATATTATATAATAATAAATATCATTATTAAGGAGAACTAATGTTTAAAGGCTTATTAAAAAGCTTAGTTGTGGCGAGTGTTTTATGTGTTGGTGCTAATGCTAAAGTAGAAGTAATTAAAGATGTTTTAGATAGAGAAGTTAAGGTTGATTTACCTGCTAAAAGAATAGTTCTTGGATTTTACTATACTGACTTTTTAGCAGTAGGTGGTAAGGACGCTTTAAAAAATGTAGTAGGATTTTCTAAGGAAGTTTGGACTGGTTGGACTCCTGCTAGCTGGGACGCTTATATTAAAGTCTTACCGGAGTTAAATAATATAGCTGATGTTGGAGAAGTTGAGCTAAGTACATTTTCGGTTGAAAAGGTATTATCTTTAAAACCTGATTTATTAGTATTAGCTGATTGGCAATATGAGATGATAAAAGACCAGCTTGAACCAATTAATAAAGCAAATATTCCTATTGTAATACTTGATTACAACCGCGAAAGTGTTGAAAGACACATAAGAAGCACCGAAGTTATAGGAAAAATTACAAACAACGAAGCAAGAGCAAATGAGCTTATAAGTTTTTATAAAGGCATAATTGATGATGTGCAAGAAAGAATTAAAAAAGCAAATCTTAAAAAGCCAAAAATTTATATAGAATTT
This region of Campylobacter sp. MG1 genomic DNA includes:
- a CDS encoding ABC transporter substrate-binding protein; amino-acid sequence: MFKGLLKSLVVASVLCVGANAKVEVIKDVLDREVKVDLPAKRIVLGFYYTDFLAVGGKDALKNVVGFSKEVWTGWTPASWDAYIKVLPELNNIADVGEVELSTFSVEKVLSLKPDLLVLADWQYEMIKDQLEPINKANIPIVILDYNRESVERHIRSTEVIGKITNNEARANELISFYKGIIDDVQERIKKANLKKPKIYIEFGNLGPKEHSYTFGKDMWGALIDLAGGDNIAAPLVEKWMPIHPEEVLASKPDVIIIAGRETELKKNPEAMVMGIGINEEEANKRLNGFKTRAGWDSLPAIKDNRLFAVYQGASRTLVDASMVQFIAKALYPDLFKDIDPIKTYIDYHKKYLPIIPTGSFGIQAK
- a CDS encoding alanine racemase; this encodes MAIIRLNKQNYFHNLNECLKRVETINKLIIVLKNNAYGHGYLEISSLAKEFGIKYIAVKNAFEANILKDEFENILILSQLPQYYTSEKNYIIAINDLCYFDYLKQGDKIALKLDTNMHRSGITQDNLEYAIKIIKDKKLNLTSAFTHYSSMQNIKKQKPLYIKMCEFIQDNFSDEIFFHSSNSSTLFLGENDYDKAARIGIAQFGYCDANANLKPVLSLYANKISSRQINKGDSIGYDETFVSNRNLEIANYDLGYADGMLYYKGIGEIFLADDKSPILGKISMDSFSTYNLNDEICVFNDAVKFAKYFNTNAYECLVRLSCNIKKEIV
- a CDS encoding L,D-transpeptidase family protein codes for the protein MKKIIIFILSLNLYASSLLTNYLKEGIVTNDKKIEAKLSNIEFWKNELLNIDLEYGYYSDGQYIVVVDKDEQKIVLYELKNNKLLPRFEQSVITGLMGNKNVEGDLKTPVGAYEVTNKMVPPDNYYGPYAFVLSYPNLYDSLRKKTGSGIWIHGFPLEGDVRYDTYKTKGCVVMTNDVLLDFEAILKDKKAQVLINEKGITKTNADEISIILANLFDWKNTWTYSDIDKYLSYYNDDFIRYDGVKLKEFKQQKKTIFARKEDKKIKFSNINIIPYPNLDNEKIFKITFYENYSTQNYKFNGSKVLYIKLIDNKMSILVEK